The DNA segment TACTTAGGCAGCGGCTTGTAGCCAGCGCTTAGTTTTCAAGGCAAAACCCCGACTAAGCCGCGGCGGCGCAGTTCCTGCTGGAATTCATTGCTGAGTGGATCCAGGCGCCATTGCCGCTGAGTCCACTGCCACAAGGCCTGTAGCCGCCAGCCCAACCACAGCAGGCACAGCACCAAGCCCAGCCAACGCATCGAAAGGTCCACGTAGACCACCCTTGTTTAAGAACGGACCTCGCTCCTGGCGATGGGCACGGCCATCCATTGACACAAGTCGCCAAGGGCCATGGCCTCCACCCCGATTGGCGGATCGGTTGATTTGCTCCCCCTGACAGGGCTAGGTCCGCGGTAGCCCTAACTGCCCGCCGGGGAGCGCCTGGAATCGGCTCTTGCCGGCAATACCTGCCGGGGCCGCTTGCTCCCCGAGAGTGGCGATCTGCTGACACGGCTCCGAAAACAGGCTCGGAATCCCTGAAAATCGACCGAGTTTCTTCGGAAAGCAGCGGTCATGACTACGTCAGGTTTTCCGATGTCAGGTGATGACGACGCCAACGACCTGACCTTGCGTCAACTGCGCCAGATGGCGAGCAACCTCGGCATCGGTCGCTACAGCCGGATGCTGAAGGATCAGCTGTTGCGGGCTATTGAGCGCAGGTCAGACTCCCAGCCCGCACCTAGCCAGCCCGGAGGCGATGCGCCTGAGGGTGCGGGTCTGCTCAGCATTGAAGCTGAGATGAGCTCTGCTCCCCGGCCCGCCTCCGAAACGGCAGTTGTATTTCTGCCCAGGGATCCCCAGTGGGCCTACGTGTTTTGGGAGCTCTCCGACTCCGACCGCCGCCAGGCAATGGCCGACGGTGCCAGCCAGCTGGTACTCCGAGTTGTTGATGTGACCGGTCTCGGTGCTGGTGCTGCCCACCAGCACACCATGCAGGAAGTAGTGGTTAACAGCCATGCCACCGAGTGGTATCTGCCTGTTCCCCTCAGCGATAGGGACTACCGGGTTGAACTTGGCTACCGGCTTGCTGGTGGCGGTTGGCGTTCATTGGCCTTCTCCTCGGTGGCTCGGGTACCGGCCCTCCATCCCAGTGAGCAGATCCTTGATCAGTTTGTGCCCTTCTCCTTAGATGCCGCTGCTCCTGCTGCAGCTAGTGGTGCAGCCGTTATGCCGACTGCAGCTCCCGGTATTCACGAGCGCGTATATCAGGCTGCTACCACCACTTGGCGGGCCGTCGGCCGCGGATCCGAGGCTTTCCACGAGGTGGATGCCAATTCCGACCACAATCAGGGTCTGAATGCTTCCGGTGCCGGTCTTTGGGCCAGCGGCCGCAACGAGTCAGGTGCTGGTGGTGTGGCTACTCGTCAGCGGGCCTTCTGGCTAGTAGCCGACGCCGAATTGATTGTTTATGGCGCTACTGATCCGGCGGCAACCCTGCGGATTGGCGACGAAGTCGTGCCCCTTGGCGAAGACGGCACCTTCCGGCTTCAGGTTCCCTTCCGTGATGGACAGCAGTTGTACCCGATCACTGCAGTAGCAGCTGACGGCGAACAACGGCGCAACATCACTCTTGAATTCGTCCGCACAACCCCGGACGCCAATGTCAACACCTCTGAGGAAGCGGTGGCTGAGTGGTTCTAGGGCACCAGATTCACCAGCTTTCCAGGCACCACGATTACCCGGCTGGGGGGCTTGCCCTCCAGCCATTTTTGTGCGATTTCGCTGTTGAGTGCCAGCTGTTCAAGGGTTGCTTTATCAGCGTTGGCGGGCACCGCCAGGCTGCCTCGCATCTTGCCCTTGACCTGAATAACCAGGTCAATTGTTTCGCGCACTAGGGCTGCAGGGTCTGGCTGCGGCCAGCTCTGAGCGTGGATGCTGCAGTTTTCGTCTGGATTGGCGCCCAAACGCAGCCAAAGCTCCTCTGCCAGATGGGGAGCAAATGGAGCTAGGAGAACCAACAAAGTGTGCAATGCCTCTTTAGCTACAGGCGCAGAGGCCGCTTCGAGATGTTCAGCCATCACATTGCTGAGCTTCATTAACTCAGAAATGGCGGTATTGAACTGATATTCACCATCGAGGTCCTCGCTGATCTCGGCTATGGCCGTGTGCACTGCCCGGCGCAGCTCCAGCTCAGATGCCGTCAGGGTCGTGTTGGCAAACTGGGCCGCAGCTAGCTCAACCACAGATGACAGTTGCAGGCCCCGGGCGCAGGCTCCATCCACGAGCCGCCAAAGGCGCTGCAAAAAGCGGAACTGGCCTTCCACATCGGCGTCTTCCCATTCTAGATCTTTTTCCGGTGGGGCCTTGAACAGGATGAACATCCTGGCCGTATCAGCGCCATACTTATCAATTACCTGGGCAGGATCGACGCCGTTGTACTTCGATTTCGACATTTTTTCGTAAAAAGTCTCTAGCACTTCGCCACTGATTGGATCACGGGGGTCGCTTGGATCGGCAACATCGCCCGGAGCGATGTATTTGCCGGAGTGGGGGTTCTTGTAGGTAATGCC comes from the Cyanobium sp. Tous-M-B4 genome and includes:
- a CDS encoding DUF4912 domain-containing protein encodes the protein MTTSGFPMSGDDDANDLTLRQLRQMASNLGIGRYSRMLKDQLLRAIERRSDSQPAPSQPGGDAPEGAGLLSIEAEMSSAPRPASETAVVFLPRDPQWAYVFWELSDSDRRQAMADGASQLVLRVVDVTGLGAGAAHQHTMQEVVVNSHATEWYLPVPLSDRDYRVELGYRLAGGGWRSLAFSSVARVPALHPSEQILDQFVPFSLDAAAPAAASGAAVMPTAAPGIHERVYQAATTTWRAVGRGSEAFHEVDANSDHNQGLNASGAGLWASGRNESGAGGVATRQRAFWLVADAELIVYGATDPAATLRIGDEVVPLGEDGTFRLQVPFRDGQQLYPITAVAADGEQRRNITLEFVRTTPDANVNTSEEAVAEWF